From a single Gimesia fumaroli genomic region:
- a CDS encoding CRTAC1 family protein, protein MSSRPSHYLIIAAVVLFLGSLALFLTVKAPPQQQDGPDVLEPISYKKAEELLRFKNEGIAYLENERYADSDALLERLTEELPTQEIGFRDLTICRLLQLAPKKVSAHPDGEKAAKQAVETVKQLIQIAPDSAISYVLSARIHLALGETESALKEFQRAIKKDPQDASIWFELSQAQKQSTDPTLQAASKESLAKSWELQPGNLFLSLDYLQVVSDQKTAQAAPVFEKIKQLAAPLVDSVKDHTRLDLNKLIDDSLTAIKEQQWNVVLRNARILRNVLIAEDLVKSDRRRVEQNPLEFVIHDFPPAFYEAVEWPAQQKPLSVKFADASPLKFAGEVPSEIKDLQIADFDLDGKPDLILLTSKEVSVFKRNADGVWGLITQQESAGDYSEVHAVDLDADVQQLNQSATKEKKEQKVFPIAPSRDADLDLVLSGKSGIKVFENWGDAKTGQRSLVLKEQKTTLETLAAVLAIKFSDLDHDGDLDLVASTNSGLSLWSNRGGFSFHDISANSQLPPSDFEATSIVCVDWDRDVDLDLILCSRKSRQAGYLENLRHGRFRWRRFSNVESDDRPTANQFEECALTDFDRNGSWDLIGVRQKDLMLAETRRPEPGSVQITSVQPIRGAEPVDVQGHVLQTGDLNNDGMLDVVALNSLQLQLLLGTTDHKTEQTAYEKDQVITNSKAIQKFRLSDLNQDGSLDVIALAGNELIQWQNKGNDNHWIDVSLRAEQVKGEVKSASGRVNHYGIGSLLELRSGAIYQPQIVAGQSTHFGLGKQTVAEAIRVLWTNGIPVNIINAKTDQRIYEKQTLMGSCPYLYTWDGEQFSFYTDLLWAAPIGLQFGKGIVAPHRDWEFLKIDGDRLKAKDGFYELRITEELWEAGYFDMVELIAVDHPAEVEIYSNEKVGPPDIAEVDTHTVKRPQTPVAAINHKGRDVLPEIKDADDIYAKTFDEKYRQGLTEDHTLELDLNSVAVKNTKTPPRIKLFLTGWIYPTDTGINLALSENPSMPSPRPPSLSVPDEKGEWKTIQPFMGFPGGKTKTIVVDLTNQFLTNDYRVRIDTNMEFYWDQVFFTVDETAAKFTTRGLPLESATLNYRGFSTPIIHPGNGPERYDYQSLSTSIQWPPMQGGFTRYGDVKPLVESADNRLVIMGSGDEMRLRFTVPAGPVEPGWKRDFILHNVGWDKDANLHTILGQSVEPLPFREMQGYPYPTQGYPDDKLLQQDREQYHTRKQNNARFWNHLLKP, encoded by the coding sequence ATGTCTTCCCGGCCCTCTCATTATCTGATCATTGCAGCCGTGGTTCTGTTCCTGGGTTCGTTGGCACTCTTTTTAACCGTGAAAGCGCCACCTCAACAACAGGATGGACCGGATGTGCTGGAACCAATTTCCTACAAAAAAGCAGAAGAACTGCTGCGTTTTAAAAATGAAGGCATCGCCTATCTCGAAAACGAACGTTACGCCGACAGCGATGCATTGCTTGAACGTTTGACGGAAGAGTTGCCCACACAGGAAATCGGCTTTCGGGATCTTACCATCTGTCGTTTACTGCAACTCGCACCCAAGAAAGTATCCGCTCATCCGGACGGTGAGAAGGCAGCGAAACAGGCGGTCGAGACGGTAAAACAGTTGATTCAGATTGCCCCTGATTCTGCCATCAGCTATGTTCTGTCTGCCCGTATTCATCTCGCACTCGGCGAAACAGAGTCGGCACTAAAAGAATTCCAACGTGCAATCAAAAAAGACCCTCAAGACGCATCGATCTGGTTTGAATTGTCACAGGCGCAAAAGCAGAGTACTGATCCGACGCTGCAAGCAGCCTCCAAAGAATCACTGGCAAAATCCTGGGAGCTCCAGCCGGGGAATCTGTTTCTCTCACTCGATTATTTGCAGGTCGTGTCCGATCAGAAAACAGCACAGGCGGCTCCCGTCTTCGAAAAAATCAAACAGTTGGCGGCTCCCTTAGTAGACAGTGTCAAAGATCATACGCGGCTCGATTTGAACAAACTGATTGATGACTCTCTCACGGCGATTAAAGAGCAGCAATGGAATGTCGTACTCCGCAACGCACGCATTTTGAGAAATGTCTTGATCGCCGAAGATCTGGTGAAAAGTGATCGCCGTCGTGTCGAGCAGAATCCACTCGAATTTGTGATCCATGATTTTCCACCTGCGTTCTATGAAGCCGTCGAGTGGCCTGCGCAACAGAAACCACTCTCCGTAAAATTTGCAGATGCCAGCCCACTAAAATTTGCAGGCGAGGTACCCTCTGAAATCAAAGATCTGCAGATTGCCGACTTCGACCTGGATGGCAAGCCCGATTTGATACTTCTCACGTCTAAAGAAGTTTCTGTCTTCAAACGGAATGCCGACGGGGTCTGGGGGTTGATCACACAGCAAGAGAGTGCCGGCGATTATTCCGAAGTTCATGCGGTCGATCTCGATGCGGATGTACAACAGCTAAATCAGTCTGCGACGAAAGAAAAAAAGGAACAGAAGGTCTTTCCCATTGCCCCCTCTCGCGACGCCGACCTCGATCTCGTACTCTCTGGAAAATCAGGCATCAAAGTATTTGAAAATTGGGGAGATGCTAAAACCGGACAGCGATCATTGGTTCTGAAAGAACAGAAAACAACATTAGAGACCCTCGCCGCTGTTCTGGCGATCAAATTTTCAGATCTGGATCATGACGGCGACCTCGATCTGGTCGCTTCAACAAACTCTGGTCTGTCGCTCTGGTCGAATCGAGGCGGTTTTTCGTTTCACGACATCAGTGCCAATTCTCAATTGCCGCCATCTGATTTTGAGGCAACTTCGATCGTCTGCGTCGACTGGGATCGCGATGTCGATCTCGATTTGATTTTGTGCAGCCGCAAATCCAGACAGGCTGGCTATCTGGAAAACCTGCGTCACGGCCGCTTTCGCTGGCGACGATTTTCCAATGTCGAATCGGATGATCGTCCCACGGCCAATCAGTTTGAAGAGTGCGCCTTGACGGACTTTGACCGCAATGGTTCCTGGGATCTGATCGGCGTACGACAAAAAGATTTGATGCTGGCGGAAACCCGGCGTCCTGAACCGGGCAGTGTGCAAATTACCTCCGTTCAGCCTATTCGAGGGGCAGAGCCTGTCGATGTGCAGGGACATGTTTTGCAAACGGGAGATTTGAATAATGATGGGATGCTGGATGTGGTGGCATTGAATTCGCTTCAGCTGCAATTATTATTGGGAACAACAGATCACAAAACCGAGCAGACCGCGTATGAGAAAGATCAGGTCATCACCAACTCTAAAGCGATTCAAAAATTTCGTCTGTCTGATCTGAATCAGGATGGCAGTCTCGATGTGATTGCGCTCGCGGGCAACGAACTGATTCAATGGCAGAATAAGGGCAATGATAATCATTGGATCGATGTCTCACTCCGTGCCGAGCAGGTCAAAGGCGAAGTCAAGTCGGCCAGCGGTCGTGTGAATCATTATGGGATAGGCAGCCTCTTGGAACTGCGTAGCGGCGCCATTTATCAACCGCAGATCGTCGCCGGTCAATCGACGCATTTCGGGCTTGGCAAACAAACGGTTGCTGAAGCGATCCGCGTCTTATGGACCAACGGCATTCCGGTGAACATCATCAATGCCAAAACCGATCAGCGAATCTATGAGAAACAGACACTGATGGGTTCCTGTCCTTATCTTTACACCTGGGACGGCGAACAGTTTTCGTTTTACACCGATTTACTCTGGGCGGCGCCGATTGGACTGCAGTTTGGCAAAGGGATTGTCGCTCCGCATCGGGACTGGGAATTTCTTAAAATCGACGGAGACCGCTTGAAAGCCAAAGACGGCTTCTATGAGTTACGGATTACCGAAGAACTTTGGGAAGCTGGCTACTTCGATATGGTCGAATTGATCGCCGTCGACCATCCCGCAGAAGTGGAAATCTATTCTAATGAAAAAGTGGGGCCTCCTGATATTGCAGAGGTAGATACACATACTGTTAAGCGCCCACAGACGCCAGTAGCTGCCATCAATCACAAAGGTCGCGATGTGCTGCCCGAAATTAAAGACGCTGATGATATCTATGCGAAAACATTCGATGAAAAATATCGACAGGGACTGACCGAGGATCATACTCTGGAGTTGGACCTGAACAGTGTGGCTGTCAAAAATACAAAAACGCCGCCGCGAATCAAATTGTTTCTAACTGGTTGGATTTATCCGACGGACACAGGCATCAATTTGGCGTTATCAGAAAATCCGTCGATGCCTTCGCCGCGACCTCCCTCGTTATCGGTGCCCGATGAAAAGGGAGAATGGAAAACGATCCAGCCCTTCATGGGATTCCCCGGCGGGAAGACGAAAACCATTGTTGTCGATTTGACCAATCAGTTTCTGACAAACGATTACCGCGTGCGCATTGATACGAATATGGAATTCTACTGGGATCAGGTCTTTTTCACGGTGGATGAAACCGCAGCGAAATTTACTACGCGAGGGTTGCCGCTGGAATCTGCGACTTTGAACTATCGCGGGTTTTCTACGCCTATCATTCATCCCGGGAATGGTCCGGAACGCTATGACTATCAGAGTCTGTCCACCAGTATTCAATGGCCGCCCATGCAGGGAGGTTTTACGCGATACGGAGATGTGAAGCCTTTGGTCGAATCCGCCGACAATCGACTGGTGATTATGGGATCGGGGGATGAGATGCGACTTCGATTTACGGTGCCTGCAGGACCAGTCGAGCCAGGTTGGAAACGTGATTTTATTTTGCACAATGTTGGCTGGGATAAGGATGCCAACCTGCATACCATTCTGGGACAGTCGGTCGAGCCGCTGCCATTTCGCGAGATGCAGGGCTATCCCTATCCAACACAGGGGTATCCAGATGATAAGCTGCTGCAACAGGATCGGGAGCAGTATCATACGCGCAAACAGAACAATGCCCGCTTCTGGAATCATCTGCTGAAACCCTGA
- a CDS encoding NHL repeat-containing protein — protein MPLLFCRVSVILLFLALCMSNVAQAAEMLYPLSVAVTEKGPVYVADRKLPGIWSVENGKATSFFTGSKVFRTPLNAVRCVTVAPQGRVIAGDSSTREVYRFEKAGEKPTPLTNGGIGIPMDVVVTKNGDLLVSDLELHRIWKVPAAGGKPTLFAEVSAPRGLALDQAENLWVVSGTADQLLKVTPDGKVSVVVKGRPFNFPHDVVVLQDGTAVVSDGYEKALWKVTPDGKTEKWISGEPFKNPVGIALSGKNILVADPHAKTVFSVDPEKKISDLLKPQK, from the coding sequence ATGCCATTATTATTTTGTCGCGTTTCCGTGATTCTACTGTTTCTCGCTCTCTGCATGTCCAACGTCGCTCAGGCAGCCGAGATGTTGTATCCCCTGTCTGTGGCTGTCACCGAGAAAGGCCCCGTCTATGTGGCGGATCGGAAATTGCCGGGAATCTGGAGCGTGGAGAACGGGAAAGCCACCAGTTTTTTCACTGGTTCCAAAGTCTTTCGCACACCGTTGAACGCGGTCCGCTGTGTCACAGTCGCCCCCCAGGGGCGGGTGATCGCCGGTGATTCTTCGACACGGGAAGTTTACCGTTTTGAAAAGGCAGGCGAGAAGCCGACACCTTTAACCAACGGGGGGATCGGGATCCCCATGGATGTCGTTGTCACGAAAAATGGGGATCTGCTGGTTTCCGATCTCGAATTACATCGAATCTGGAAAGTCCCTGCTGCCGGCGGCAAGCCAACTCTATTTGCCGAAGTCAGCGCACCCCGCGGCCTGGCACTGGATCAGGCAGAGAACCTCTGGGTTGTTTCAGGGACCGCAGATCAACTGTTGAAAGTGACTCCTGACGGGAAAGTATCCGTCGTCGTCAAAGGTCGTCCCTTTAACTTTCCTCATGACGTCGTTGTCCTCCAAGATGGGACCGCGGTTGTCAGCGACGGCTACGAAAAAGCACTCTGGAAAGTCACGCCCGACGGAAAAACAGAAAAATGGATCTCAGGAGAACCATTCAAAAACCCGGTTGGTATTGCTCTCTCGGGAAAAAATATTCTCGTCGCTGATCCGCATGCCAAAACGGTCTTCTCAGTCGATCCCGAAAAAAAGATCAGCGATTTGCTGAAGCCCCAGAAATAA
- a CDS encoding FG-GAP-like repeat-containing protein — protein MWIRLWFFLFLAVPLSCEKQEPLSQPSTALSSDARFEEFHAEIQNFCGSCHLCPEPGILTKESWRMQIPREYAHYEQSQHKQLRVPPMPEVIQYFESQAPEKHVLPQQTANPLPGPVTFRRQKIPNPATDQLPGVSNLNWTPDKKGTGELLITDLGSGEIGRILFTAGKPAFQSLAKRNHPAHIERVDLNQDQHDDYVIADLGSFGPEDHDRGKVTLLMFDEETQKYIPQQLQERLGRVADAKAADFDGDGDLDLIVAEFGWQKTGRLLYLKNDSPSKINLKFEKQVLDDRHGASHVVITDFNRDGLLDFVTLFSQEHEIIIAFLNQGDGRFKKETVYQASDPAYGSSSISLVDIDQDGDLDLLYTNGDTMDSFDLRPSHSLQWLENRGTFPFHHHRIAPLTGAYCATHGDFDGDGDIDLAACTMTWDYQEPRNTVVWYEQQKPGEFIPHPLDYSKGQHAVIEAGDFDADGDLDLAVGNFEPRETNQSAPAEWFSIWWNDGPGN, from the coding sequence ATGTGGATTCGACTCTGGTTCTTCCTGTTTCTTGCTGTGCCTCTGTCGTGCGAGAAACAGGAACCGCTGTCTCAACCAAGCACAGCACTCTCTTCGGACGCGCGCTTTGAGGAATTTCACGCCGAGATTCAAAATTTTTGCGGCAGCTGTCACCTCTGTCCGGAACCAGGTATCCTCACGAAAGAATCGTGGCGGATGCAGATTCCGCGTGAGTATGCCCACTATGAACAGTCTCAGCACAAGCAGCTCCGCGTGCCACCGATGCCTGAAGTGATTCAATACTTCGAATCACAGGCGCCTGAAAAGCATGTGCTTCCTCAACAGACCGCGAACCCCCTGCCCGGCCCGGTCACGTTTCGAAGACAGAAAATTCCAAATCCGGCAACCGACCAACTTCCCGGCGTTTCCAACTTGAACTGGACACCGGATAAAAAAGGAACCGGAGAATTATTGATCACCGACCTGGGATCGGGCGAGATCGGACGCATCCTGTTTACAGCAGGTAAACCTGCGTTTCAATCGCTGGCCAAACGAAACCACCCGGCACATATTGAACGTGTCGACCTGAATCAGGATCAGCACGACGATTATGTCATCGCTGATCTGGGTAGTTTCGGTCCCGAGGATCATGACCGGGGGAAAGTCACACTGCTGATGTTCGATGAAGAGACACAGAAATATATACCACAACAGCTGCAGGAAAGACTGGGGCGTGTCGCCGATGCCAAAGCGGCAGACTTTGACGGGGACGGCGATCTCGATCTCATTGTTGCGGAATTTGGCTGGCAAAAGACGGGCCGACTGCTCTATCTGAAAAATGACTCTCCGTCCAAGATAAATCTCAAGTTCGAAAAACAAGTGCTCGACGATCGGCATGGCGCCAGCCACGTCGTGATCACCGATTTCAATCGCGATGGTCTGCTCGATTTTGTCACACTGTTCTCACAGGAACATGAAATCATCATCGCGTTTTTGAATCAGGGTGACGGCCGGTTTAAAAAAGAGACCGTGTATCAGGCCTCCGATCCCGCCTATGGTTCATCCAGCATTTCGCTGGTGGACATTGACCAGGATGGCGACCTCGATTTGCTGTATACCAACGGCGATACAATGGATAGCTTTGACCTTCGCCCCAGTCATTCGCTGCAATGGCTGGAAAACAGGGGCACATTCCCCTTTCATCACCACCGGATCGCCCCCTTAACGGGCGCCTATTGCGCCACGCACGGTGACTTCGATGGTGACGGCGATATCGATCTCGCTGCCTGCACAATGACCTGGGATTATCAGGAGCCGCGAAATACGGTCGTCTGGTATGAACAACAAAAACCGGGCGAGTTTATTCCGCATCCGCTCGATTATTCGAAGGGACAACATGCGGTCATTGAAGCAGGGGACTTTGATGCAGATGGCGACCTGGATCTGGCAGTCGGAAATTTTGAACCACGCGAGACCAATCAGTCAGCGCCTGCAGAATGGTTTTCCATCTGGTGGAACGACGGGCCTGGCAATTGA
- a CDS encoding SGNH/GDSL hydrolase family protein → MTFKKLLRMPIIASLLVCGAQFQTASAADQPLTPSSVDEKDKTQWFDIKNIGVEGKGWADTEAFFDRLPAKAKGVVRPPVWSLSKHSAGMAVRFVTDATTIKAKWKLTSASLALPHMAGTGVSGVDLYVKTDTEKWCWLAVGKPTRQENILTLISDLIPGTREYFLYLPLYNGVTSVEIGIPESSQLWKAPPRESGKNKPLVFWGTSITQGGCASRPGMVHTAILGRRLNRPVINLGFSGNGRMEPEVAKLVAELDASVFIMDCLPNVKADVVAKETEPLVKTLRAAHPETPILLVEDRTYSNAYLKKSSQKRHRTSRQALREAYERLKKEGVKNLYYLEGDGLLGEDTEGTVDSSHPTDLGFFRQADAFEKVLKPILEQQSN, encoded by the coding sequence ATGACTTTCAAAAAACTCCTTCGAATGCCGATCATTGCGTCACTTCTTGTCTGTGGAGCTCAGTTTCAGACTGCCTCGGCAGCAGATCAACCACTCACTCCCTCCTCTGTAGATGAAAAAGACAAAACACAATGGTTTGATATCAAAAATATAGGTGTAGAAGGAAAAGGCTGGGCTGACACAGAAGCCTTTTTTGATCGTCTGCCTGCGAAAGCCAAAGGCGTCGTTCGTCCGCCTGTCTGGTCACTCAGCAAACATTCCGCCGGCATGGCAGTCCGCTTTGTCACCGATGCCACCACAATCAAAGCCAAGTGGAAACTGACCTCAGCTTCTCTGGCATTGCCGCACATGGCGGGTACCGGTGTAAGTGGCGTGGACCTGTATGTGAAAACCGATACCGAGAAATGGTGCTGGCTGGCGGTTGGCAAACCGACCAGACAGGAAAACATCCTCACTCTGATCTCGGATTTGATTCCAGGAACACGCGAATATTTTTTGTATCTTCCACTCTATAATGGTGTCACATCGGTGGAAATTGGTATTCCCGAATCCAGCCAACTCTGGAAAGCACCGCCTCGTGAATCGGGCAAAAATAAACCGCTGGTCTTCTGGGGAACGTCGATCACACAAGGGGGCTGTGCGTCTCGCCCTGGTATGGTACATACCGCAATTCTGGGACGCCGGCTGAATCGCCCGGTGATCAACCTCGGGTTTTCCGGCAATGGTCGCATGGAACCGGAAGTCGCCAAACTGGTTGCCGAACTGGATGCGAGCGTATTCATTATGGATTGCCTGCCTAACGTGAAAGCCGACGTTGTTGCCAAAGAGACCGAGCCGCTGGTCAAAACACTGCGAGCCGCCCACCCGGAAACGCCGATTCTACTTGTAGAAGACCGCACCTATTCGAACGCGTATCTTAAAAAGAGCAGCCAGAAACGACACCGTACCAGTCGTCAGGCACTCCGCGAAGCGTACGAGCGTCTGAAAAAAGAGGGTGTTAAAAACCTGTATTATCTGGAAGGCGATGGATTACTGGGCGAGGATACCGAAGGCACGGTCGATAGTTCGCATCCCACCGACCTGGGATTTTTCCGACAGGCGGATGCCTTCGAGAAGGTGCTCAAGCCGATCCTTGAGCAACAATCGAACTAA
- a CDS encoding NADPH-dependent FMN reductase, giving the protein MSYQPRVIAFAGSTRENSYNKRLVAIAAKGAREAGADVTVIDLRDYPMPLFDEDLEAREGKNEHARKFKKLLVGCDGILIASPEYNGSLSAVLKNSIDWATRADEGDPPGSLPAFRGKVVSIMSASPGGLGGLRGLVHLRAILGGLGCIMLPAQTAISSAHEAFDAAGNLKDEKQQQQILDQGRDLSSFIAQLNKMDF; this is encoded by the coding sequence ATGAGTTATCAACCGCGTGTTATCGCTTTTGCAGGAAGTACCCGAGAGAATTCATATAATAAGCGTCTCGTCGCAATTGCGGCTAAAGGAGCCCGAGAAGCAGGGGCCGACGTAACGGTGATTGACCTGCGCGATTATCCCATGCCCTTGTTTGATGAAGATCTGGAAGCGAGGGAGGGTAAAAACGAACACGCCCGCAAATTCAAAAAACTGCTGGTGGGCTGTGACGGAATTCTGATCGCCTCTCCTGAATACAATGGTTCTCTGTCCGCAGTATTGAAAAATTCGATTGACTGGGCTACCCGCGCTGATGAAGGTGATCCCCCTGGTTCCCTGCCTGCCTTTCGTGGCAAAGTGGTTTCCATCATGAGTGCTTCCCCCGGTGGACTGGGAGGCCTGAGAGGGCTCGTTCATCTAAGAGCCATTCTGGGAGGATTGGGCTGTATTATGCTGCCGGCACAGACCGCTATCTCCAGCGCACACGAAGCATTCGACGCAGCCGGTAATTTGAAAGATGAAAAACAACAGCAGCAAATTCTGGATCAGGGCCGGGATCTCTCCAGCTTTATTGCACAGCTGAACAAAATGGACTTTTGA
- a CDS encoding DUF1559 domain-containing protein, which translates to MRNKRGFTLIELLVVIAIIAILIALLLPAVQQAREAARRTQCKNHLKQLGLAVHNYVSSYRYLPPGASVDLSVSTSGSNGSWGVHGRILPLLEQGNLYNNVDLSIAWDFQTAIDGLKIPVYACPSDPKSDQVRDPGGGKVKLYPTNYGFNYGTWFVFDPANGSGGNGAIYPNASLTMAAFTDGTSNTLLASEVKGWQPYTRNAGPPSTTIPNTASAAATMAASGTSLKVNPATGHTEWPDGRVHHTGFTVTMNPNTYVPFTDSGTEYDVDYNSWQEGRNGNAGSPTYAIITSRSHHIGVVNAVLVDGSVRTISENISLDIWRALGTRANGEVLGEF; encoded by the coding sequence ATGCGTAATAAACGTGGATTTACCCTCATTGAATTACTCGTGGTGATCGCCATCATCGCGATTTTAATCGCCTTGCTGCTGCCCGCAGTGCAACAGGCACGTGAAGCAGCCCGCAGAACACAATGTAAAAATCATCTGAAACAACTGGGACTGGCTGTGCACAATTATGTCAGCAGCTATCGCTATCTCCCCCCAGGTGCGAGTGTGGATCTTTCCGTATCTACATCTGGTAGCAACGGCTCGTGGGGCGTGCATGGGCGCATCCTTCCATTACTGGAGCAGGGTAATCTGTATAACAATGTCGATCTTTCGATCGCCTGGGATTTTCAAACTGCCATTGATGGTTTGAAAATCCCCGTTTATGCCTGCCCCAGCGATCCTAAAAGTGATCAGGTTCGCGATCCCGGCGGCGGAAAAGTAAAGTTATACCCTACCAATTACGGATTTAACTATGGAACTTGGTTTGTCTTTGACCCCGCCAATGGTAGTGGAGGCAATGGTGCCATTTACCCGAATGCCAGTTTGACGATGGCAGCATTCACCGATGGCACCAGCAACACACTTCTGGCTTCTGAGGTTAAAGGCTGGCAACCTTATACCCGCAACGCTGGTCCTCCCAGCACGACAATTCCCAATACGGCATCCGCGGCAGCTACGATGGCGGCATCAGGTACCAGCCTGAAAGTGAATCCAGCAACCGGGCATACTGAATGGCCCGACGGCCGTGTCCATCACACTGGTTTCACCGTCACTATGAACCCCAATACCTACGTGCCCTTCACCGATTCTGGGACAGAATATGACGTCGACTACAATTCCTGGCAGGAAGGAAGAAATGGCAACGCCGGCTCACCAACGTATGCGATCATCACGTCGCGAAGTCATCACATCGGCGTCGTCAACGCGGTTCTGGTCGATGGCTCGGTGCGAACGATCAGCGAGAATATTTCACTGGATATCTGGCGGGCTTTAGGAACGCGTGCGAACGGAGAGGTACTTGGCGAATTCTGA